The following proteins come from a genomic window of Microbacterium sp. JZ31:
- a CDS encoding methionine ABC transporter ATP-binding protein, producing the protein MPHIRIADVSKTYPPQRRGGDPVTAVDSVSLDIERGDVFGVIGYSGAGKSTLVRLINGLERVTSGSIEIDGVDVARLPERRLREVRQGIGMIFQRFNLLRSRNIRRNVAYPLEVARMPRDKRAARVAELLDFVGLADKADAYPEQLSGGQQQRVGIARALAAEPAILLADEATSALDPETTDEVLDLLARVNRELGVTIVVITHEMDVIARIANKVAVMERGRVVEQGATYDVFTAPQTETAKRFVRTVVRALPEGDALAALRAQHEGRLFTISFTDAGASEARVFGALARAGVDFNLVHGGVDDIQGRVYGLLTIAVRGDEPAVREALSGVGAGVTITEVAL; encoded by the coding sequence ATGCCGCACATCCGCATCGCCGACGTCTCCAAGACGTACCCGCCCCAGCGCAGGGGCGGTGATCCCGTGACCGCCGTCGACAGCGTCAGCCTCGACATCGAGCGCGGCGACGTCTTCGGGGTGATCGGATACTCCGGCGCCGGCAAGTCGACGCTCGTCCGCCTGATCAACGGGCTCGAGCGCGTGACGAGCGGGTCGATCGAGATCGACGGCGTCGACGTCGCCCGCCTGCCGGAGCGCAGGCTGCGCGAGGTGCGGCAAGGGATCGGCATGATCTTCCAGCGGTTCAACCTGCTGCGCTCGCGCAACATCCGCCGCAACGTCGCCTACCCGCTCGAGGTCGCCCGCATGCCGCGCGACAAGCGCGCGGCGCGCGTGGCCGAGCTGCTCGACTTCGTCGGTCTCGCCGACAAGGCCGACGCGTACCCCGAGCAGCTCTCGGGCGGCCAGCAGCAGCGCGTGGGGATCGCCCGTGCGCTGGCGGCCGAGCCGGCCATCCTGCTCGCCGACGAGGCGACGAGCGCTCTCGATCCCGAGACCACCGACGAGGTGCTCGACCTGCTCGCGCGCGTGAACCGCGAGCTCGGCGTCACGATCGTCGTCATCACGCACGAGATGGACGTGATCGCGCGGATCGCGAACAAGGTCGCGGTCATGGAGCGCGGCCGGGTCGTGGAGCAGGGCGCGACCTACGACGTGTTCACGGCGCCGCAGACCGAGACGGCGAAGCGCTTCGTGCGCACGGTCGTCCGTGCGCTGCCCGAGGGCGACGCGCTCGCCGCGCTGCGCGCCCAGCACGAGGGCCGGCTCTTCACGATCTCCTTCACGGATGCGGGCGCATCCGAGGCCCGGGTGTTCGGCGCGCTCGCACGCGCGGGCGTCGACTTCAACCTCGTGCACGGCGGCGTCGACGACATCCAGGGACGCGTCTACGGACTGCTTACGATCGCGGTGCGCGGTGACGAGCCGGCCGTGCGCGAGGCGCTCTCCGGCGTCGGCGCGGGCGTGACGATCACGGAGGTGGCACTGTGA
- a CDS encoding VWA domain-containing protein, with amino-acid sequence MALIDLATPWLVLVAALVAAAAIVAGVLLGRRAGRTGGDAAPVSRAERLRGLPSVVRATRRRAAAIGGALALLTAAAVVAGVVSARPMAAQTIQPVDTSRDIMLCLDVSGSMSEVDVEVLEVFEELLEGFEGERIGLTIFNSSPVQIFPLTDDYAFVRGHLQSLRAAFDDVASDVPEHWVGTLNGTGSSLIGDGLAACAMRFDHQDEERSRSIILATDNESQGAGIVTVEQAAVYARDAGVRVFALNPVEGKDEDITAELRQAADTTGGEAYALRGDTTVADIIDRVQEQEATALQGEARIVWRDAPDAWIVVLLALVLAGIVLAWRVRL; translated from the coding sequence ATGGCACTGATCGACCTCGCCACGCCGTGGCTCGTGCTCGTCGCGGCGCTCGTCGCGGCCGCGGCGATCGTCGCCGGCGTGCTGCTCGGGCGACGCGCGGGGCGGACGGGCGGCGACGCGGCGCCCGTGTCGCGCGCCGAGCGGCTGCGCGGGCTGCCGAGCGTCGTGCGGGCGACGCGCCGCCGCGCGGCGGCGATCGGAGGGGCGCTCGCCCTGCTGACGGCGGCGGCGGTCGTGGCCGGCGTCGTGAGCGCCCGGCCGATGGCGGCGCAGACGATCCAGCCGGTCGACACCAGCCGCGACATCATGCTGTGCCTGGACGTGTCGGGCTCCATGAGCGAGGTCGACGTCGAGGTGCTCGAGGTGTTCGAGGAGCTGCTCGAGGGCTTCGAGGGCGAGCGCATCGGGCTGACGATCTTCAACAGCTCGCCCGTGCAGATCTTCCCCCTCACGGACGACTACGCGTTCGTGCGCGGGCACCTGCAGTCGCTGCGCGCCGCGTTCGACGATGTCGCGAGCGACGTGCCCGAGCACTGGGTGGGCACGCTCAACGGCACGGGGTCGTCGCTGATCGGAGACGGCCTCGCGGCGTGCGCCATGCGCTTCGACCATCAGGACGAGGAACGCTCGCGCTCGATCATCCTCGCGACCGACAACGAGTCGCAGGGAGCCGGCATCGTCACGGTCGAGCAGGCCGCCGTCTACGCACGCGACGCCGGCGTCCGGGTGTTCGCGCTGAATCCGGTCGAGGGCAAGGACGAGGACATTACGGCGGAGCTGCGCCAGGCCGCCGACACCACGGGCGGCGAGGCGTACGCGCTGCGGGGCGACACGACGGTCGCGGACATCATCGACCGGGTGCAGGAGCAGGAGGCCACGGCCCTGCAGGGCGAGGCGCGCATCGTGTGGCGCGACGCGCCCGACGCGTGGATCGTCGTGCTGCTCGCGCTCGTGCTGGCCGGGATCGTGCTGGCATGGAGGGTGAGACTGTGA
- a CDS encoding vWA domain-containing protein yields MEGETVILQPVLHPLLLAALVLPVAWVAVRSLLRTRGRSRASWILRLAALLVVTALALRPGLPGGQTETLSTDTDVVILVDSTASIVAEDWADGSPRLDGVRADVQEIVEAYPGARFALITFDASAELRLPLTTDTAALRSALEVLTPEVTRNSRGSSIGIADGLLTETLTAATESAPERSRMVFYLGDGEQTAASQPESFSSSAPLVDGGGVLGYGTAEGGRMKLQTGDPTAGSPEYIQDGSEPALSMIDEQALQQIARELGVDYQLRTADAGPGLPEAPTSTTTRAAGTTGDVTELGWMLALVLVGLLAADLALLAAALPAVLRVRRGGAT; encoded by the coding sequence ATGGAGGGTGAGACTGTGATCCTCCAGCCGGTGCTGCACCCGCTGCTGCTCGCGGCCCTCGTCCTGCCGGTCGCCTGGGTCGCGGTCCGGTCGCTGCTGCGCACCCGCGGGCGGTCCCGCGCCTCGTGGATCCTCCGCCTCGCGGCGCTGCTCGTCGTCACGGCGCTCGCCCTGCGCCCCGGGCTGCCGGGCGGGCAGACCGAGACGCTCTCGACCGACACGGACGTGGTGATCCTCGTCGACAGCACCGCGAGCATCGTCGCGGAGGACTGGGCGGACGGCTCCCCGCGCCTGGACGGCGTGCGCGCCGATGTGCAGGAGATCGTCGAGGCGTACCCGGGCGCGCGGTTCGCGCTGATCACGTTCGACGCGTCCGCCGAGCTGCGGCTGCCGCTCACGACGGACACGGCCGCGCTGCGGTCGGCGCTCGAGGTGCTCACGCCCGAGGTGACCCGCAACTCGCGGGGCAGCTCGATCGGCATCGCGGACGGGCTGCTGACCGAGACGCTGACGGCCGCGACAGAGAGCGCACCCGAGCGCTCGCGCATGGTGTTCTACCTCGGCGACGGCGAGCAGACCGCCGCGTCGCAGCCGGAGTCGTTCTCGTCGAGCGCGCCGCTGGTGGACGGCGGCGGCGTGCTCGGGTACGGAACGGCAGAGGGCGGCCGGATGAAGCTGCAGACGGGCGATCCGACGGCAGGCTCCCCGGAGTACATCCAGGACGGATCGGAGCCGGCGCTGTCCATGATCGACGAGCAGGCGCTGCAGCAGATCGCGCGGGAGCTCGGCGTCGACTACCAGCTGCGCACCGCCGACGCGGGCCCGGGGCTTCCCGAGGCGCCCACCTCGACCACGACGCGCGCCGCCGGCACGACCGGCGACGTGACCGAGCTGGGGTGGATGCTCGCCCTCGTCCTGGTCGGGCTGCTCGCGGCCGACCTCGCGCTGCTCGCCGCCGCGCTTCCCGCCGTGCTGCGGGTGCGCCGGGGAGGTGCGACATGA
- a CDS encoding AAA family ATPase, whose product MNEPAAKKGAPTPEEMARAVEIVRVVSEAYSSKMVGQERLRTSLLIGLIGGGHILLESVPGLAKTTAAATLADTVDARFKRIQCTPDLLPSDITGNQVYDAGTGSFRTVLGPVHANFVLLDEINRSSAKTQSAMLEAMQEHQTTIGGEVHRLPKPFLVIATQNPIEQEGTYELPEAQMDRFLLKEIVEYPSPQEEYEILERIDSGALDPERHVRSSVSLDDVHLLQDVARRIHVSPAIRNYIVGIAYVTRNPGPYIGEEKARYIKYGASPRASIAFLQAARALALLNGRAHVLPEDVRALRHLVLRHRVLLNFEAEADGVRSEEIVDAIFASVPTP is encoded by the coding sequence ATGAACGAGCCCGCCGCGAAGAAGGGCGCCCCCACACCCGAGGAGATGGCCCGCGCCGTCGAGATCGTCCGGGTCGTCTCCGAGGCGTACTCGTCCAAGATGGTCGGCCAGGAGCGGCTGCGCACGAGCCTGCTGATCGGGCTGATCGGGGGCGGGCACATCCTGCTCGAGAGCGTCCCGGGGCTGGCGAAGACGACCGCTGCCGCGACGCTCGCCGACACGGTCGACGCGCGGTTCAAGCGCATCCAGTGCACCCCCGATCTGCTGCCGAGCGACATCACGGGCAACCAGGTCTACGACGCCGGCACCGGATCCTTCCGCACGGTGCTCGGACCCGTGCACGCGAACTTCGTGCTGCTCGACGAGATCAACCGCTCGAGCGCCAAGACCCAGAGCGCCATGCTCGAGGCGATGCAGGAGCACCAGACCACGATCGGCGGCGAGGTGCATCGCCTCCCCAAGCCGTTCCTCGTGATCGCGACGCAGAACCCGATCGAGCAGGAGGGCACATACGAGCTGCCCGAGGCGCAGATGGACCGCTTCCTGCTCAAGGAGATCGTCGAGTACCCCAGCCCGCAGGAGGAGTACGAGATCCTGGAGCGGATCGACTCCGGCGCGCTGGATCCCGAGCGTCACGTCCGCAGCTCCGTCTCGCTGGACGACGTGCACCTGCTGCAGGATGTCGCGCGCCGCATCCACGTCTCCCCCGCGATCCGCAACTACATCGTCGGCATCGCGTACGTGACCCGCAATCCCGGGCCCTACATCGGCGAGGAGAAGGCGCGCTACATCAAGTACGGAGCCAGCCCGCGCGCATCCATCGCGTTCCTGCAGGCCGCGCGCGCCCTCGCACTGCTGAACGGGCGCGCGCACGTGCTCCCGGAGGACGTCCGCGCTCTCCGCCACCTCGTGCTGCGGCACCGCGTGCTGCTGAACTTCGAGGCCGAGGCCGACGGCGTGCGCAGCGAGGAGATCGTCGACGCGATCTTCGCCTCCGTCCCGACCCCCTGA
- a CDS encoding adenylosuccinate synthase → MPGIVIVGVQWGDEGKGKATDLLGDRTDWVVKFNGGNNAGHTVVIGDEKYALHLLPSGILSPGVTPVIGNGVVVDLEVLFAELDALSARGIDVSKLRVSANAHIITHYHRTLDKVTERFLGKRQIGTTGRGIGPAYADKINRVGIRVQDLFDESILRQKVEGALDQKNHLLVKVFNRRAITVDEILEDLLSYAERLRPMVCDTGLLLNDALAAGEVVVFEGGQATMLDVDHGTYPFVTSSSATAGGAATGSGVGPGRLDRIVGIVKAYTTRVGSGPFPTELFDEQGDWLRGRGFEFGTTTGRPRRVGWYDAPITRYATRVNGITDLVLTKLDILTGLDEIPVCVAYDVDGRRFDELPVNQTDFHHAKPILETFPGWHEDISTARAFEDLPQTAQDYVLALEKMSGTRISVIGVGPGREAVIVRHDLVD, encoded by the coding sequence ATGCCAGGCATCGTGATCGTCGGCGTCCAGTGGGGCGACGAGGGCAAGGGCAAGGCCACCGACCTGCTCGGTGACCGCACCGACTGGGTCGTCAAGTTCAACGGCGGCAACAACGCCGGTCACACGGTCGTGATCGGCGACGAAAAGTATGCGCTGCACCTGCTGCCGTCGGGCATCCTGTCGCCGGGTGTGACGCCCGTGATCGGCAACGGCGTGGTCGTCGATCTCGAGGTGCTGTTCGCAGAACTCGACGCGCTGTCGGCCCGCGGCATCGACGTGTCGAAGCTCCGGGTGAGCGCGAACGCTCACATCATCACGCACTACCACCGCACGCTCGACAAGGTCACCGAGCGCTTCCTCGGCAAGCGCCAGATCGGCACGACGGGGCGCGGCATCGGCCCCGCCTACGCCGACAAGATCAACCGCGTCGGCATCCGCGTGCAGGACCTGTTCGACGAGTCGATCCTGCGCCAGAAGGTCGAGGGCGCGCTCGACCAGAAGAACCACCTCCTGGTGAAGGTGTTCAACCGCCGCGCGATCACGGTCGACGAGATCCTCGAGGATCTGCTGTCGTATGCCGAGCGCCTGCGCCCCATGGTGTGCGACACGGGTCTGCTGCTCAACGACGCGCTCGCCGCAGGCGAGGTCGTGGTGTTCGAGGGCGGGCAGGCGACAATGCTGGACGTCGACCACGGCACCTACCCGTTCGTGACCTCTTCGTCCGCGACCGCGGGCGGCGCCGCGACCGGATCGGGCGTGGGCCCTGGCCGCCTCGACCGCATCGTCGGCATCGTGAAGGCGTACACCACGCGCGTGGGCTCGGGCCCGTTCCCGACCGAGCTGTTCGACGAGCAGGGCGACTGGCTGCGCGGGCGGGGCTTCGAGTTCGGCACCACCACCGGCCGCCCGCGCCGCGTCGGCTGGTACGACGCGCCGATCACGCGCTACGCGACGCGCGTGAACGGCATCACCGACCTCGTCCTGACGAAGCTCGACATCCTCACCGGGCTCGACGAGATCCCCGTCTGCGTCGCCTACGACGTGGACGGGCGGCGCTTCGACGAGCTGCCCGTGAACCAGACCGACTTCCACCACGCGAAGCCGATCCTGGAGACGTTCCCGGGCTGGCACGAGGACATCTCGACGGCCCGGGCGTTCGAGGACCTGCCGCAGACCGCACAGGACTACGTGCTCGCGCTCGAGAAGATGAGCGGCACGCGCATCTCCGTCATCGGCGTCGGCCCCGGCCGCGAGGCCGTGATCGTGCGCCACGACCTGGTCGACTGA
- a CDS encoding DUF5302 domain-containing protein — MNEESKNSASDEAKAKFREALEKKHARDSAHGSAPGRRDTGAIHGTHGAAGGKREFRRKSG, encoded by the coding sequence ATGAATGAGGAATCCAAGAACTCCGCGAGCGACGAGGCCAAGGCGAAGTTCCGCGAGGCGCTCGAGAAGAAGCACGCCCGCGATTCCGCGCACGGCAGCGCGCCGGGCCGGCGGGACACGGGCGCGATCCACGGCACGCACGGCGCGGCGGGCGGCAAGCGCGAGTTCCGCCGCAAGTCGGGCTGA
- a CDS encoding methionine ABC transporter permease: MTDLLERLSELAPELLEQTGITLWVVVAALLFGGIGGLIVGTTITVTRRGGVLQQPVVYAILNALVNTIRPIPFIIFLVAMQPLTRLVIGRGIGNEAIIFALSLAATFAIARIVEQNLVTVDPGVIEAARASGAGPWRIIRTVILPEGAGPLILGYTFAIVALIDMSAVAGLAGGQGLGYYAVSYGLRNFDEVVTWSALVIIVVITQLVQGLGNWLARRVLRR; encoded by the coding sequence GTGACCGACCTGCTCGAACGCCTGTCCGAGCTCGCCCCGGAGCTGCTGGAGCAGACCGGCATCACGCTCTGGGTCGTCGTCGCGGCGCTGCTGTTCGGCGGCATCGGCGGCCTGATCGTCGGCACGACGATCACCGTCACGCGCCGCGGCGGCGTGCTGCAGCAGCCTGTCGTCTACGCGATCCTGAACGCGCTCGTGAACACGATCCGGCCCATCCCGTTCATCATCTTCCTCGTCGCGATGCAGCCGCTCACGCGCCTGGTGATCGGCCGGGGGATCGGCAACGAGGCGATCATCTTCGCGCTCTCCCTCGCCGCGACCTTCGCGATCGCCCGCATCGTCGAGCAGAACCTCGTCACGGTGGATCCGGGCGTGATCGAGGCCGCGCGCGCCTCGGGGGCCGGTCCGTGGCGCATCATCCGCACGGTGATCCTGCCGGAGGGCGCGGGGCCGCTGATCCTCGGCTACACATTCGCGATCGTGGCGCTGATCGACATGTCGGCCGTGGCCGGTCTCGCGGGCGGCCAGGGCCTCGGCTACTACGCCGTGTCGTATGGCCTGCGCAATTTCGACGAGGTCGTGACCTGGTCGGCGCTGGTCATCATCGTCGTCATCACGCAACTCGTGCAGGGTCTCGGCAACTGGCTGGCCCGACGCGTCCTGCGCCGCTGA
- a CDS encoding VOC family protein, with product MGYKVAPYISFRDEAAEALEFYRSVLGGELSIMKMGEMPSPELGEADRDKVMHGQLDLDNGFTLMASDTPTGMEYDPGARVTVCLFGDDGPELAPVFDGLAEGGQVVEPYTQAPWGDSFGMLVDRFGVPWMLNAGSGEQG from the coding sequence ATGGGCTACAAGGTCGCTCCGTACATCTCCTTCCGCGACGAGGCGGCGGAGGCGCTGGAGTTCTACCGGTCGGTGCTGGGCGGTGAGCTCAGCATCATGAAGATGGGCGAGATGCCGAGCCCCGAGCTCGGCGAGGCCGACCGCGACAAGGTCATGCACGGCCAGCTCGACCTCGACAACGGCTTCACCCTGATGGCCTCGGACACGCCGACCGGCATGGAGTACGACCCGGGCGCGCGGGTCACCGTGTGCCTGTTCGGCGACGACGGCCCCGAGCTCGCCCCGGTGTTCGACGGGCTCGCCGAGGGCGGCCAGGTCGTCGAGCCCTACACGCAGGCACCGTGGGGCGACTCGTTCGGCATGCTCGTCGACCGGTTCGGGGTGCCCTGGATGCTCAACGCCGGCAGCGGCGAGCAGGGCTGA
- a CDS encoding DUF58 domain-containing protein has product MPSLITRVRAKLFIHATKRSTHALDGAYASLLRGRSDDFEDLREYQAGDEVRDIDWRATARRSTPMVKRMRANRMHTVLFVVDTGRGMAALAADDRPKRELAVLAVGALGVLALRHDDDFSVVLGDAEGVRRLPPRRSEGALEHALRAIDAACAPEAPAGARERLLAFVARTIARRMIVVVVTDEAPITAETERLLRRLRTQHDLLWVTLRDADPVLPTATGSPAARRDVDTGWTVPDFLHGDAAVVREVDERHRGEQTRRDALLTALEISHAELRTQDDAVPELLRMLSRRAHVGA; this is encoded by the coding sequence ATGCCGTCGCTGATCACGCGGGTGCGAGCGAAGCTCTTCATCCACGCCACCAAGAGGTCGACGCACGCGCTCGACGGCGCGTACGCCTCGCTGCTGCGGGGGCGCAGCGACGACTTCGAGGATCTGCGCGAGTACCAGGCGGGCGACGAGGTGCGCGACATCGACTGGCGGGCCACCGCGCGGCGGAGCACCCCGATGGTCAAGCGGATGCGCGCGAACCGGATGCACACCGTGCTGTTCGTGGTCGACACCGGGCGCGGCATGGCGGCGCTCGCGGCCGACGACCGGCCCAAGCGCGAGCTCGCGGTGCTCGCCGTGGGCGCGCTCGGCGTGCTCGCGCTGCGGCACGACGACGACTTCTCGGTCGTGCTCGGCGACGCGGAAGGCGTGCGCCGGCTGCCGCCCCGGCGGTCGGAGGGCGCGCTCGAGCACGCGCTGCGAGCGATCGACGCCGCGTGCGCGCCGGAGGCGCCGGCCGGCGCGCGGGAACGGCTGCTCGCCTTCGTCGCGCGCACGATCGCGCGCCGGATGATCGTCGTGGTCGTCACGGACGAGGCCCCCATCACGGCCGAGACCGAGCGGCTGCTGCGCCGCCTGCGCACCCAGCACGACCTGCTCTGGGTCACGCTGCGCGACGCGGATCCGGTGCTGCCGACCGCCACCGGCTCGCCCGCGGCGCGGCGCGACGTCGACACCGGCTGGACCGTGCCCGACTTCCTGCACGGCGATGCCGCCGTCGTGCGCGAGGTCGACGAGCGCCACCGCGGCGAGCAGACCCGCCGCGACGCGCTGCTGACGGCCCTCGAGATCAGCCACGCCGAGCTGCGCACGCAGGACGACGCGGTGCCCGAACTGCTGCGGATGCTCAGCCGGAGGGCGCATGTCGGAGCCTGA
- a CDS encoding ZIP family metal transporter, with translation MIPSLLWGLVGAAPLVIGALLAGLRRWPDRLIGVVLGFGAGALIASIAFELWEEGLEIGGPIPLALGVALGAAVYFTADRLVERWAARAGGGAAAGVPLALGALLDGVPEQLVLGFGLAAGGGVSVALVVAIFVSNLPESVGSSADLLEGGVSRGRVVLLWAAVAAVCALATVAGWALADVATPGMRAGLSGFAAGALLVMLVDSMIPEAQRRAKDVAGIATVLGFALAAGLSTVGG, from the coding sequence GTGATCCCGAGCCTGCTGTGGGGCCTCGTCGGTGCGGCGCCCCTCGTCATCGGAGCCCTGCTCGCGGGCCTGCGGCGCTGGCCCGACCGGCTGATCGGCGTCGTGCTGGGCTTCGGCGCCGGCGCGCTGATCGCGAGCATCGCGTTCGAGCTCTGGGAGGAGGGCCTCGAGATCGGCGGCCCGATCCCTCTCGCGCTCGGCGTGGCCCTCGGTGCCGCGGTGTACTTCACCGCCGACCGGCTCGTCGAGCGCTGGGCGGCCCGCGCCGGCGGCGGGGCGGCCGCCGGTGTTCCGCTCGCCCTGGGCGCGCTGCTCGACGGCGTTCCGGAGCAGCTCGTGCTCGGCTTCGGTCTCGCCGCCGGCGGTGGCGTCAGCGTCGCCCTCGTCGTGGCGATCTTCGTGTCCAACCTGCCGGAGTCGGTCGGGTCCTCCGCCGATCTGCTGGAGGGCGGCGTCTCCCGCGGCCGCGTCGTCCTGCTGTGGGCGGCGGTGGCGGCGGTGTGCGCGCTCGCCACGGTGGCCGGATGGGCGCTCGCCGACGTGGCGACGCCCGGCATGCGGGCGGGCCTGAGCGGCTTCGCCGCGGGAGCCCTGCTGGTGATGCTCGTCGACTCGATGATCCCGGAGGCGCAGCGGCGCGCGAAGGACGTGGCGGGGATCGCCACCGTGCTGGGCTTCGCGCTCGCCGCAGGCCTGTCCACCGTCGGCGGGTGA
- the argG gene encoding argininosuccinate synthase — protein sequence MSKVLESLPVGERVGIAFSGGLDTSVAVAWMRDKGAVPFTYTGDLGQYDEDDIASIPGRALQYGAEASRLIDCKPMLVEEGLGALACGAFHIRSGGRTYFNTTPLGRAVTGTLLVRAMKEDGVEIWGDGSTYKGNDIERFYRYGLLANPRLRIYKPWLDATFVSELGGRTEMSEWLVAHGFPYRDSAEKAYSTDANIWGATHEAKTLEELNVSLETVEPIMGVRFWDPSVEIASEDVTVTFEAGRPVAINGTEFADAVALVQEANAIGGRHGLGMSDQIENRIIEAKSRGIYEAPGMALLFIAYERLVNGILNEDTLATYHEQGRRLGRLMYEGRWLEPQSFMLRESIQKWVGSAISGSVTLRLRRGEDYTILDTSGPALSYAAEKLSMERVGDAAFGPTDRIGQLTMRNLDIADSRTRLEQYAGLGLIGGPTAELVGALEQGGAGDITQSAGPAGLGDEESASAIEAANESAAFDAGTD from the coding sequence ATGTCGAAGGTCCTCGAGTCACTGCCCGTCGGCGAGCGCGTCGGCATCGCCTTCTCCGGGGGTCTCGACACCTCCGTCGCCGTGGCGTGGATGCGCGACAAGGGCGCCGTCCCCTTCACCTACACGGGCGACCTCGGCCAGTACGACGAGGACGACATCGCGTCCATCCCCGGTCGCGCTCTGCAGTACGGCGCCGAGGCGTCGCGCCTGATCGACTGCAAGCCCATGCTCGTCGAGGAGGGTCTCGGCGCGCTGGCGTGCGGCGCCTTCCACATCCGCTCGGGCGGTCGCACCTACTTCAACACCACGCCGCTCGGCCGCGCCGTCACCGGCACGCTGCTCGTGCGCGCGATGAAGGAGGACGGCGTCGAGATCTGGGGCGACGGCTCCACCTACAAGGGCAACGACATCGAGCGGTTCTACCGCTACGGCCTGCTCGCCAACCCGCGCCTGCGCATCTACAAGCCGTGGCTCGATGCGACCTTCGTCAGCGAGCTCGGCGGCCGCACCGAGATGAGCGAATGGCTCGTGGCGCACGGCTTCCCGTACCGCGACTCGGCGGAGAAGGCGTACTCGACCGACGCGAACATCTGGGGCGCGACGCACGAGGCGAAGACGCTCGAGGAGCTGAACGTCTCGCTCGAGACCGTCGAGCCGATCATGGGCGTGCGGTTCTGGGACCCGTCGGTGGAGATCGCGTCCGAGGACGTCACCGTCACGTTCGAGGCCGGCCGTCCCGTCGCGATCAACGGCACCGAGTTCGCCGACGCCGTCGCGCTGGTGCAGGAGGCGAACGCGATCGGCGGACGCCACGGCCTGGGCATGAGCGACCAGATCGAGAACCGGATCATCGAGGCCAAGTCGCGCGGCATCTACGAGGCCCCCGGCATGGCGCTGCTGTTCATCGCGTACGAGCGCCTGGTGAACGGCATCCTGAACGAGGACACTCTCGCGACGTACCACGAGCAGGGCCGCCGGCTCGGCCGCCTGATGTACGAGGGTCGCTGGCTCGAACCGCAGTCGTTCATGCTGCGCGAGTCGATCCAGAAGTGGGTCGGATCCGCGATCAGCGGCTCGGTCACGCTGCGCCTGCGGCGCGGCGAGGACTACACGATCCTCGACACGTCGGGCCCCGCTCTGTCGTACGCCGCCGAGAAGCTCTCGATGGAGCGCGTGGGCGACGCGGCCTTCGGGCCGACCGACCGGATCGGGCAGCTCACGATGCGCAACCTCGACATCGCCGACTCGCGCACCCGCCTCGAGCAGTACGCGGGCCTCGGGCTGATCGGCGGGCCCACCGCCGAGCTCGTGGGCGCGCTCGAGCAGGGCGGTGCGGGCGACATCACGCAGTCGGCCGGTCCCGCCGGCCTCGGCGACGAGGAGAGCGCCTCCGCGATCGAGGCCGCCAACGAGTCGGCCGCGTTCGACGCCGGCACCGACTGA